A stretch of Stenotrophomonas indicatrix DNA encodes these proteins:
- a CDS encoding alpha/beta hydrolase family protein yields MRRIVLAALLCAVVGGTSAGTGGVDLDRYLRQEAFADIKISPGGEYVAATVPIEAGTALAIYRIADMKLVGTFRPPRNNHAHTFDWVSNERLLVGMAQKLGVLDRPAPTGELFGINANGKGGELLVGYRTAETGLGTNIKVKPAGMVAAFLTDELKDDDRNVLVAVTPFTDNAATQIERMDVSTGRRNAVARAPIAQAAFTTDARGEVRFAYGVGPDQKKKLYYRAGASSEWILLHDEALNPRNEAAIGFSADGRLAYLQVEQAEGPDVIVSWDPQSNERRTVLRDELADPARIIHRPGTQVPVGALFMGTTPRTRFFDETSEDARLYRSLETALGAPVYITSSTRDGSTVLVESWSGRNPGDFYLYDTLGKRARHLISRSDWIDPAQSADVRAITLQARDGRPLHGFLTVPPGVPMRALPMVVVPHGGPIGVLDDGTYSTETQMLAAAGYAVLQVNFRGSAGYGRAHAQAARKQWGAAMQDDVTDATRWAIEQGIADRERICIYGASYGAYAALMGTVREPGLYRCAAGYVGIYDLPLMYARGDIQSDESGLIYLREWLGRPKDLVERSPVNLAAQVGVPVLLAAGREDQRAPVVHTERMEAALKQAGTPVQALYYKNEGHGLYNLANQRDYYGHLLAFLSRSLGGATAQVTATGNAEKAP; encoded by the coding sequence ATGCGCAGGATTGTGCTTGCCGCGCTGCTGTGCGCGGTGGTGGGCGGGACGTCGGCGGGTACCGGCGGGGTGGACCTGGACCGCTACCTGCGGCAGGAAGCATTCGCCGACATCAAGATTTCGCCGGGTGGCGAGTACGTGGCTGCCACGGTTCCGATCGAGGCGGGTACGGCGCTGGCGATCTACCGGATCGCCGACATGAAGCTGGTCGGCACCTTCCGCCCACCCCGCAACAACCACGCCCATACCTTCGACTGGGTAAGCAATGAACGCCTGCTGGTGGGCATGGCGCAGAAGCTGGGTGTGCTGGATCGACCAGCGCCCACCGGCGAGCTGTTCGGCATCAACGCCAACGGCAAGGGGGGAGAACTGCTGGTCGGCTACCGCACCGCTGAAACCGGACTGGGCACCAACATCAAGGTCAAGCCTGCGGGAATGGTGGCGGCTTTCCTCACCGATGAGTTGAAGGACGACGATCGCAACGTGCTGGTGGCGGTCACTCCGTTCACCGACAACGCGGCCACCCAGATCGAACGCATGGACGTGAGCACCGGTCGCCGCAACGCGGTCGCGCGCGCGCCGATCGCGCAGGCCGCCTTCACTACCGATGCCCGGGGCGAAGTGCGCTTCGCTTACGGCGTCGGACCTGACCAGAAAAAGAAGCTGTATTACCGGGCCGGTGCCAGCAGCGAATGGATACTGCTGCACGATGAGGCCTTGAACCCGCGCAACGAAGCGGCCATCGGCTTCTCGGCCGACGGCCGCCTGGCCTATCTGCAGGTGGAGCAGGCAGAAGGCCCCGACGTGATCGTCAGCTGGGACCCGCAGAGCAACGAGCGGCGAACGGTTCTGCGTGATGAGCTCGCCGACCCTGCACGCATCATCCACCGCCCCGGTACGCAGGTGCCGGTAGGCGCGCTGTTCATGGGCACTACCCCACGCACGCGCTTCTTCGATGAGACCTCGGAGGATGCGCGGCTTTATCGCAGCCTGGAAACCGCGCTGGGTGCTCCGGTATACATCACCTCCAGCACCCGCGACGGCAGCACTGTCCTGGTGGAATCCTGGTCGGGCCGCAATCCGGGTGATTTCTACCTGTATGACACGCTGGGCAAGCGCGCCCGGCACCTGATCAGCCGCAGCGACTGGATCGACCCGGCGCAGAGTGCCGACGTACGCGCCATCACCTTGCAGGCCCGCGACGGCCGCCCCCTGCATGGATTCCTTACCGTGCCACCGGGGGTGCCGATGCGCGCGCTACCGATGGTGGTGGTGCCGCATGGCGGTCCGATCGGGGTCCTGGACGATGGCACGTACTCCACCGAGACGCAGATGCTGGCGGCCGCCGGCTATGCCGTGCTGCAGGTGAATTTCCGTGGCTCGGCCGGTTACGGGCGCGCACATGCGCAGGCTGCGCGCAAACAGTGGGGCGCGGCGATGCAGGATGATGTGACCGATGCCACGCGCTGGGCCATCGAGCAGGGAATTGCAGACCGTGAACGCATCTGCATCTATGGGGCCAGCTACGGCGCCTATGCGGCGCTGATGGGGACGGTGCGAGAGCCGGGTCTTTACCGTTGTGCGGCAGGTTACGTTGGCATCTACGACCTGCCCTTGATGTATGCGCGCGGGGATATCCAGAGTGACGAATCCGGGTTGATCTACCTGCGCGAGTGGTTGGGACGGCCCAAGGATCTTGTCGAACGCTCGCCGGTCAACCTGGCCGCGCAGGTTGGCGTGCCGGTGCTGCTGGCCGCCGGCCGCGAAGACCAGCGCGCACCGGTGGTGCATACCGAGCGGATGGAGGCGGCATTGAAGCAGGCCGGAACGCCTGTGCAGGCGCTGTACTACAAGAACGAAGGGCATGGGCTGTACAACCTGGCCAACCAGCGCGACTACTACGGCCACCTGCTGGCGTTCCTGTCGCGCAGCCTGGGCGGAGCAACGGCGCAGGTGACGGCCACTGGCAATGCAGAGAAGGCGCCCTGA
- a CDS encoding alpha/beta hydrolase family protein, giving the protein MRRTVLAALLCAAVGGTSAGTGGVDLEKYLKPESFSNVKLSPGGDYVAGTVPLDDSTALVILRTSDRKPAGVFRPQDKNHANTFEWVSNERLLVGLAEKLGVLDTPQPTGELYGVNVDGKGGELLVGYRVQGRGLGTRIQPKKVEDVAAFLTDELAGDDRNVLIAVWPFAEDPYTRVERLDVVSGRRVRVSGSPVQRADFTTDHQGEVRFAHGAASDNVNKLYYRAGTNAQWSLVNDESLSHRIETAIGFSEDGALAYLQVEQPTGPDAIVSWNPQTGQRREVLRDGVVDPYAIIFRPGTRVPVGALFAGDAPRTRFFDEKGADARQYRSLEAAFGGPVFITSSTRDGGKVVVQTWSGSNPGDFYLFDTRAKAAEHLLSRSEWIDPKLAATVRPFSLKARDGLPLHGFLTLPPGSEGRNLPLVVLPHGGPIGVFDEGSYSNEPQMLAAAGYAVLQVNFRGSANYGRAFTQAGAKQWGAAMQDDVTDATRWAIAEGIADSNRICIYGASYGAYAAMMGPIREPGLYQCAAGYVGVYDLPLMFSGEAQLSDSAMAWQREWVGDPKTLGTRSPVNLAAQLKVPVFLAAGGEDTRAPIKHTERMEAALKAAGSPVESLYYRTEGHGFHRPEHQREYYSRLLAFLSRSLGGSTASTSATAGADKAP; this is encoded by the coding sequence ATGCGCAGGACTGTACTTGCCGCGCTGTTGTGCGCGGCGGTGGGCGGGACGTCGGCGGGTACCGGCGGGGTGGACCTGGAGAAGTACCTGAAACCGGAGTCGTTTTCGAACGTCAAGCTCTCGCCCGGCGGCGACTACGTTGCCGGCACCGTACCGCTGGACGATTCCACCGCGCTGGTCATCCTGCGCACGTCCGACCGCAAGCCTGCCGGCGTGTTCCGCCCGCAGGACAAGAACCACGCCAACACCTTTGAATGGGTGAGCAACGAGCGCCTGCTGGTCGGCCTGGCCGAGAAGCTTGGAGTACTCGATACGCCGCAGCCCACCGGTGAACTGTACGGGGTCAACGTCGATGGCAAGGGCGGGGAACTGCTGGTCGGCTACCGCGTGCAGGGGCGCGGGTTGGGTACGCGCATCCAGCCGAAGAAGGTGGAGGACGTCGCGGCCTTCCTCACCGACGAACTGGCGGGCGACGACCGCAATGTGCTGATCGCGGTATGGCCCTTCGCCGAGGACCCCTACACCCGGGTCGAGCGGCTTGACGTGGTCAGTGGGCGTCGCGTGCGCGTTTCCGGTTCACCCGTGCAGCGTGCCGATTTCACTACCGATCATCAGGGTGAAGTGCGCTTCGCCCACGGCGCAGCGTCGGACAACGTCAACAAGCTCTACTACCGCGCCGGGACCAATGCGCAGTGGTCGCTGGTCAATGACGAGTCGCTGAGCCACCGGATAGAAACCGCAATCGGCTTCTCCGAAGATGGCGCGCTGGCCTATCTGCAGGTCGAGCAGCCCACCGGGCCCGATGCCATCGTCAGCTGGAACCCGCAGACCGGCCAACGGCGCGAGGTGCTGCGCGATGGCGTGGTCGATCCCTACGCGATCATCTTCCGCCCGGGCACCCGCGTGCCGGTGGGCGCGCTGTTTGCCGGCGATGCACCGCGTACGCGGTTCTTCGATGAGAAGGGCGCCGATGCCCGTCAGTACCGCAGCCTTGAGGCGGCGTTCGGCGGCCCGGTGTTCATCACCTCCAGTACCCGCGATGGCGGCAAGGTGGTGGTGCAGACGTGGTCGGGCAGCAATCCCGGGGATTTCTACCTGTTCGACACCCGCGCAAAGGCGGCCGAGCATCTGCTCAGCCGCAGCGAATGGATCGATCCGAAACTGGCCGCCACCGTGCGTCCGTTCTCGCTGAAGGCGCGCGACGGACTGCCGCTGCACGGCTTCCTGACCCTGCCGCCGGGCAGCGAAGGGCGCAATCTGCCGTTGGTGGTGCTGCCGCACGGTGGCCCCATCGGCGTATTCGATGAGGGCAGCTACAGCAACGAGCCGCAGATGCTGGCAGCAGCAGGGTATGCCGTGTTGCAGGTCAACTTCCGTGGTTCGGCCAACTATGGCCGCGCGTTCACCCAGGCGGGTGCGAAGCAGTGGGGCGCGGCCATGCAGGACGATGTGACCGACGCCACCCGCTGGGCCATCGCAGAGGGCATCGCCGACAGCAACCGCATCTGCATCTATGGGGCCAGCTACGGTGCGTATGCCGCGATGATGGGGCCGATCCGCGAACCCGGGCTGTACCAGTGCGCGGCAGGCTACGTCGGTGTGTACGACCTGCCGCTGATGTTCAGTGGTGAGGCACAGTTGAGCGATTCGGCCATGGCCTGGCAGCGCGAATGGGTAGGCGATCCGAAGACCCTGGGAACCCGTTCGCCGGTGAACCTGGCCGCACAGCTGAAAGTGCCGGTGTTCCTGGCCGCTGGCGGCGAAGACACGCGTGCGCCGATCAAGCACACCGAGCGCATGGAAGCAGCGCTGAAGGCGGCCGGCTCACCGGTGGAGAGCCTGTACTACCGCACCGAAGGGCACGGTTTCCACCGGCCTGAGCACCAGCGCGAGTACTACAGCAGGCTGCTGGCCTTCCTGTCACGCAGCCTGGGCGGCAGCACCGCCAGCACCAGCGCGACCGCAGGCGCCGACAAGGCACCGTAA
- a CDS encoding alpha/beta hydrolase family protein translates to MKHATVLAALMAICGVGGAEAAEVPLDGYVRRAEFNDIQLSPTGEYLAMTLPLDGATAVAVLRTDTMELVGNFRPPRNNHAAEVDWVSDTRLLIGLAEKWGPLDQPRPTGELYAIDANGKRGDLLVGYRARPDEPGFVTGRVAEQVAAFLADPLAADERNVLISLWPFANDTNTRLERMDVITGRRVLVSRSPVQRATFTTDNQGELRFAHGAAADNVNKLYYRQDRDQWTLVNDEASSHRIERPIGFSADNRLAYLVVEQARGPDTVVSWDPVSGERRTLLQDDTVDPTRVVYQPGTRVPVGIQFVGAVTRTAFFDEQSPTASTQRRLEKAFPGQVVSLLTGTRDNARLLVKVSSATNPGDYFLYTTATRNAAFLTSRHRWFDRDGGASVRPFTLAARDGLPLHGFLTLPRGSDGHNLPMVVVPHGGPIGVFDDGGFERENQLLADAGYAVLQVNFRGSGNYGRAHTQAAARQWGRAMQDDVTDATRWAISQSIADSARICIYGASYGAYSAMMGAVREPGLYRCAAGYVGVYDLPLMFKRGDIQDRASGVTYLQEWLGDPATLAAVSPVNLAASIKLPVLLAAGREDLRAPVQHTERMEAALKQAGVPVEALYYPREGHGLYAEANQRDYYSRLLAFLSRSLGGSTAAAATSSDKGKAP, encoded by the coding sequence ATGAAGCATGCAACGGTGCTGGCTGCATTGATGGCCATCTGCGGCGTGGGTGGGGCGGAGGCTGCGGAGGTTCCGCTGGACGGCTACGTGCGCCGCGCGGAGTTCAATGACATCCAGCTCTCGCCCACCGGCGAGTACCTGGCCATGACCTTGCCACTGGACGGCGCAACTGCCGTGGCGGTGCTGCGTACCGACACGATGGAACTGGTCGGCAATTTCCGGCCGCCACGCAACAATCATGCAGCCGAGGTCGACTGGGTGAGTGACACCCGCCTGCTCATCGGCCTGGCCGAGAAATGGGGGCCACTGGACCAGCCACGGCCGACCGGCGAACTGTATGCCATCGATGCCAACGGCAAGCGCGGTGATCTGCTGGTCGGTTACCGTGCGCGCCCGGACGAGCCCGGCTTCGTGACCGGACGGGTGGCCGAGCAGGTCGCTGCATTCCTGGCCGATCCGCTGGCTGCCGACGAGCGCAACGTGTTGATCTCGCTGTGGCCATTTGCCAACGACACCAATACGCGGTTGGAACGGATGGATGTCATCACCGGGCGCCGCGTCCTGGTCTCGCGCTCGCCGGTGCAGCGCGCAACGTTCACCACCGACAATCAAGGTGAACTGCGCTTCGCCCACGGTGCCGCCGCCGACAACGTCAACAAGCTCTACTATCGCCAGGACCGCGATCAGTGGACCCTGGTCAACGACGAAGCCAGCAGCCATCGCATCGAACGCCCGATCGGCTTCTCCGCCGACAACCGGCTGGCCTACCTGGTGGTGGAGCAGGCCCGCGGCCCCGATACGGTGGTCAGCTGGGATCCGGTCAGCGGAGAACGGCGTACGCTGCTGCAGGACGACACCGTCGACCCCACCCGCGTGGTCTACCAGCCCGGCACGCGCGTGCCGGTGGGTATCCAGTTCGTCGGCGCCGTCACGCGCACCGCCTTCTTCGATGAGCAGTCGCCGACCGCCAGCACCCAGCGCAGGCTTGAAAAGGCGTTTCCCGGGCAGGTCGTGAGCCTGCTCACCGGCACCCGCGACAACGCGCGGCTGCTGGTGAAGGTGAGCTCTGCGACCAATCCCGGCGACTATTTCCTGTACACCACCGCCACCCGAAACGCCGCGTTCCTCACCAGCCGCCATCGCTGGTTTGATCGTGACGGCGGTGCCAGCGTTCGCCCGTTCACCCTGGCTGCGCGGGACGGCCTGCCGCTGCATGGCTTCCTTACCCTGCCCAGGGGTAGTGATGGCCACAACCTGCCGATGGTGGTGGTCCCGCATGGTGGCCCGATCGGCGTGTTCGATGACGGTGGTTTCGAGCGGGAGAACCAGTTGCTGGCCGACGCCGGCTACGCGGTGCTGCAGGTCAACTTCCGCGGCTCGGGCAACTACGGCCGTGCACATACCCAGGCCGCTGCCCGGCAATGGGGCCGCGCGATGCAGGACGATGTGACCGACGCCACCCGCTGGGCGATCAGCCAAAGCATCGCCGACAGCGCACGCATCTGCATCTACGGTGCCAGCTACGGTGCGTACTCGGCCATGATGGGCGCTGTGCGCGAGCCGGGGCTGTACCGCTGCGCGGCAGGCTATGTGGGGGTGTACGACCTGCCGTTGATGTTCAAACGCGGCGACATCCAGGATCGCGCCTCCGGCGTGACCTATCTGCAGGAGTGGCTGGGTGATCCGGCCACGCTGGCGGCGGTGTCGCCGGTGAATCTTGCGGCGAGCATCAAGTTGCCCGTGCTGCTGGCCGCTGGTCGCGAAGATCTGCGTGCCCCGGTGCAGCACACCGAACGCATGGAAGCTGCATTGAAGCAGGCCGGCGTGCCCGTGGAAGCGCTGTATTACCCGCGCGAGGGCCATGGCCTGTACGCCGAGGCCAACCAGCGCGACTACTACAGCCGATTGCTTGCCTTCCTGTCACGCAGCCTTGGCGGTAGCACGGCTGCCGCCGCGACGTCTTCCGACAAGGGCAAGGCGCCCTGA
- a CDS encoding peptide MFS transporter, giving the protein MNSTAIASDDFLGHPKGVYVCFFTEMWERFSFYGMKALLLLYLTKYHLFGDKAGLDLLGAYGGLVYCIPVFGGMLADRWLGMRRAVLFGGILLVLGHLGMAFEGHAAYRVNGEVVRDTSALAVTYLSLALIIMGVGFLKPNISTIVGKLYPKDDPRRDSGFSLFYAGINLGALFSSLVCGFLGEVYGWKYGFGAAGIGMLAGLAMFLWGQKYLQGHAEPPQPATLKQKVLGLPREWLIYLCAVIGVLPVAWLMWAAGNGAFALGGEISLALMLMLVVLGGVLVWFAWFTGTQCTPVQRQQMVALMVLIFMALVFFTMYEQSYGSWVTFTDRLLTKDIVPALVIREGSPLPWSILSLLLAPLGFVVSARLSERRPGSSAPRTFFIAIVALMLVLLVRDCLVIPQTAGSLTYLGGLFLVLLAPAFAALWTWMDRRGWEPGKPVKSAWGLVIGALSFVPLALAAQHVGATGEMASVWWLVLAYFLLASGEMCLSPVGLSAVTQLAVPRVMSLMMGTWFLATAFSETLAALFGKLAAIDVPEGETLDMAAAAGAYAHLFWLLMWIGLGCALLAFIAAPLLKRMMHGVK; this is encoded by the coding sequence ATGAATTCCACTGCTATCGCTTCCGACGACTTCCTCGGCCATCCCAAGGGCGTCTACGTCTGCTTCTTCACCGAAATGTGGGAGCGCTTCTCCTTCTACGGCATGAAGGCGCTGCTGCTGCTGTACCTCACCAAGTACCACCTGTTCGGCGACAAGGCCGGGCTGGACCTGCTCGGCGCCTACGGCGGGCTGGTGTACTGCATCCCGGTGTTCGGCGGCATGTTGGCCGACCGCTGGCTGGGCATGCGCCGGGCGGTGCTGTTCGGCGGCATCCTGCTGGTGCTCGGCCACCTCGGCATGGCCTTCGAGGGCCACGCCGCATACCGGGTCAATGGCGAAGTAGTGCGCGACACCTCGGCATTGGCCGTGACCTACCTGTCGCTGGCGCTGATCATCATGGGCGTCGGCTTCCTCAAGCCGAACATCTCCACCATCGTCGGCAAGCTCTACCCGAAGGACGATCCGCGCCGCGATTCGGGCTTCTCGCTGTTCTATGCCGGCATCAACCTGGGCGCCCTGTTCTCTTCGCTGGTGTGCGGTTTCCTGGGCGAGGTCTACGGCTGGAAGTACGGCTTCGGTGCGGCCGGCATCGGCATGCTGGCCGGCCTGGCGATGTTCCTGTGGGGCCAGAAATACCTGCAGGGCCACGCCGAGCCGCCGCAACCGGCGACCTTGAAGCAGAAGGTGCTGGGCCTGCCGCGCGAATGGCTGATCTACCTGTGCGCGGTGATCGGCGTGCTGCCGGTGGCCTGGCTGATGTGGGCGGCCGGCAACGGTGCCTTCGCGCTTGGCGGTGAAATCAGCCTGGCACTGATGCTGATGCTGGTGGTGCTGGGCGGCGTGCTGGTCTGGTTCGCGTGGTTCACCGGCACCCAGTGCACGCCGGTGCAGCGCCAGCAGATGGTCGCGCTGATGGTGCTGATCTTCATGGCGCTGGTGTTCTTCACGATGTACGAGCAGTCGTATGGTTCGTGGGTGACCTTCACCGACCGCCTGCTGACCAAGGACATCGTGCCGGCGCTGGTGATCCGCGAAGGTTCACCGCTTCCGTGGTCGATCCTCTCGCTGCTGCTGGCACCGCTGGGCTTCGTGGTCAGCGCGCGCCTGTCCGAGCGTCGCCCCGGCTCGTCCGCGCCGCGTACGTTCTTCATCGCCATCGTCGCGCTGATGCTGGTGCTGCTGGTACGCGACTGCCTGGTGATTCCGCAGACCGCCGGTTCGCTGACCTACCTCGGCGGCCTGTTCCTGGTGCTGCTGGCGCCGGCCTTCGCCGCGTTGTGGACCTGGATGGACCGCCGTGGCTGGGAACCGGGCAAGCCGGTGAAGTCGGCCTGGGGCCTGGTGATCGGTGCGTTGTCGTTCGTACCGCTGGCGCTGGCCGCGCAGCACGTTGGTGCCACCGGCGAGATGGCCAGCGTGTGGTGGCTGGTGCTGGCCTACTTCCTGCTGGCCAGCGGCGAGATGTGCCTGTCGCCGGTCGGCCTGTCGGCGGTCACCCAGCTGGCGGTGCCACGGGTGATGAGCCTGATGATGGGCACCTGGTTCCTGGCGACGGCCTTCTCCGAAACGCTGGCCGCGCTGTTCGGCAAGCTGGCGGCGATCGACGTACCTGAAGGCGAAACGCTGGACATGGCCGCTGCGGCCGGTGCCTATGCGCACCTGTTCTGGCTGCTGATGTGGATCGGCCTGGGCTGCGCGTTGCTGGCCTTCATCGCTGCGCCGCTGTTGAAGCGGATGATGCATGGGGTGAAGTAA
- a CDS encoding DUF1624 domain-containing protein — MAPLSSRLASIDQLRGTVMLLMLLDHVRETFFLQHQVSDPMDAATVSPALFACRLLAHLCAPVFVLLTGLSAWLYGQRHADPRRAIAAFLLKRGLFLVVLELTLVNVAWTFQWPPETVYLQVIWAIGLSMIALAGLLWLPRPLLAVLAVTLLVGHNLLDGVRVQGDGALAVLWKVLHQRDWIEAGPLSLRTSYPVLPWIGVIALGYLMAPWFAAGSDPQQRRQRLLWSGLGALAAFALLRFANGYGDTPWQYQQTTLRTWMSVFNITKYPPSLQFLLLTLGVGLLLLRLYEWPPLARALRPLADIGAAPMFFYLLHLYVLKLLYLAALKTWGPTHGCLYALDSVAGLLLVACALAVVLYPPTRAFARFKARRRDLAWLRYL; from the coding sequence GTGGCCCCTCTCTCCTCCCGGCTGGCCTCCATCGACCAGTTGCGCGGCACCGTGATGCTGCTGATGCTGCTCGACCACGTGCGCGAGACGTTCTTCCTGCAGCATCAGGTCAGCGATCCGATGGACGCGGCGACGGTGTCCCCTGCCCTGTTTGCCTGCCGCCTGCTGGCCCACCTGTGCGCGCCGGTGTTCGTGCTGCTGACCGGCCTGTCGGCCTGGCTGTACGGCCAGCGCCATGCCGATCCGCGCCGTGCCATTGCGGCTTTCCTGCTCAAGCGCGGCCTGTTCCTGGTGGTGCTGGAACTGACCCTGGTCAACGTCGCCTGGACCTTCCAGTGGCCGCCGGAGACGGTGTACCTGCAGGTGATCTGGGCGATCGGCCTGAGCATGATCGCGCTGGCCGGCCTGCTGTGGCTGCCGCGGCCGCTGCTGGCCGTTCTGGCGGTGACGCTGCTGGTCGGCCACAACCTGCTGGACGGCGTACGGGTGCAGGGCGACGGCGCTCTGGCGGTGCTGTGGAAGGTGCTGCACCAGCGCGACTGGATCGAGGCTGGGCCGTTGAGCCTGCGTACCTCCTATCCCGTGCTGCCGTGGATCGGGGTGATCGCGCTGGGCTACCTGATGGCGCCGTGGTTCGCTGCCGGCAGCGACCCGCAGCAGCGCCGGCAGCGGCTGCTGTGGTCCGGGCTGGGCGCACTGGCCGCCTTCGCCCTGCTGCGCTTCGCCAACGGCTATGGCGACACGCCGTGGCAGTACCAGCAGACCACGCTGCGCACGTGGATGAGCGTGTTCAACATCACCAAGTACCCGCCCTCGCTGCAGTTCCTGCTGCTGACCCTGGGCGTGGGCCTGCTGCTGTTGCGGCTGTACGAGTGGCCGCCGCTGGCGCGTGCGCTGCGCCCGCTGGCCGATATCGGCGCAGCGCCGATGTTCTTCTATCTGCTTCACCTGTACGTGCTGAAGCTGCTGTACCTGGCGGCCCTGAAGACCTGGGGCCCGACCCACGGTTGCCTGTATGCGCTGGACTCGGTGGCCGGCCTGCTGCTGGTGGCCTGCGCGCTGGCGGTGGTGCTGTACCCGCCGACGCGGGCGTTCGCGCGGTTCAAGGCGCGCCGACGCGACCTGGCCTGGTTGCGGTACCTGTGA